The following is a genomic window from Microthrixaceae bacterium.
ACGACGGATCGCTGACGTGGACCTCAGACCACCAGATGGGCAGGTCGGTCCGGGCCGCCAGCCACCGGGTCAGCTCGGCGTACACCTCAGTGGCGGTGAACGGATCGGTGATGAGGCCCCGGTCCCGGGTGGTGATCCAACCGTCGAGGGATACGAAGTCGGCCCCGTCGTTGTGCTCGAGCCAATAGGTGAGGACATCGAGCGGCCGCTGGTCGACCACTCCCCATGGACCTCGCACCCCGCTGGGGTGAGACATCGACTGGGCATCGGACCAGATGTCGATGGGCGCGTAGGGTCCCCCGACCTGCGCGTCGGGCCTTACCTCTTTCACCGCGTGGTAGACCGCGTTGTACATGTCGGTGTAGCTGGCCGCGTCCCACGCGTTGGTGGCCGGGTCGTGGAAGCCCTTCATCTCGTTCCAGACCTGGAACCGTCTCACCTGCGGGTATCTGGCGGCGGCAGCCGCGGCCAGAGCGGCGAACTCGTCGTAGCGGTCCGGCAAGGGAGCGACGGTGAGCAGGCTCCAGTCCGTCGTACCCTCCGGTTGACCCTTCATCCAGTCCGGGGCGCAGCACAAGGTGAGCACCGGCTCGGCCCCGACGCTGGTGATGAGGGCGATCCGCTCGTCGAGCGTGGACCAGTCGAACTGCCCTGGCGAAGGTTGAGGGTTGGCGGTTCCCCAGCCCATGAGAAACACGTTCTGAATCGGGATGTCTTCGAGGATCCCCAGCTCGACGGTACGAGGTTCGGCAGATGTCACCGCTCCGATCGTGGAATCGGTGTGGCTGATCCCCACCACCAGCCGGTTCGGCCGCGACCCCTGATCAGGTGCGGCCACGTCGACGGTCACCTTTAGAACCGGGTCACAGCCCGACACCACCACCACACAGGCCAGCACCGAGATGGCGATGCGCCACGACGACGTTCCACCGAGCCCGTCAGCGGCCCCGCCAGCAGACCTGAAAGGCCAATGCCGACGCCACCATCTGTGGGTATTCGAGCTCGGCATGTTAGGTTCATCGGGACACAACGGCTGACATCAAGTCCTCACAGGTAACTTCTCGCGCCGACGTGCCCGCCCATGACCATCACCTCTGAAACCCACGTCGAGCGCCGGAGGTCAGATCTGGCTCCCCAACTCGGCGAAACCCGGGAGTCGACGCTGGGCGGACTGACCGTCAGCGTCATCATGCCCATCCTCAACGAGGAAGCCGGGCTGGAGGCGACGCTGCCCCACCTACCTCGGTACATCACCGAGGTGATCGTGGTAGACGGCGGCTCCACCGACCGCAGCATCGACGTGTTGGCCCGGATCCGCCCCGACGCGCTGCTGCTCCGCCAGGACGGGCGCGGCAAGGGCGACGCCCTCAAGACCGGGATCAGGGCAGCCACCGGGGACATCATCGTCACAATGGATGCCGACGGCTCCATGGACCCGAGGGACATCGATGCGGCCATGGAACGCTTGTTGCAGGGTGATCACTTCGTGAAGGGTTCCCGGTGCCTGCCGGGCGGCGGGAGCGACGATTTCACACCCATCCGCAAGGCCGGCAACGCGTTCCTCACCGGGGTCACCAACGCCGCGGTCGGGCGGAAGTTCACCGACATCACCTACGGGTTCAACGCCTACTGGCGCAGCGTCGAAGACCTAGTCCACGACCTAGCCGACGGTTTCGAGTTCGAGATCCAACTCGCGGTCAGGGCAGCTCAGGCCGGGCTGCGCACGTCAGAGGTCGCCTGCCACGAGGCCACCAGGGTCGGCGGCGCATCCAAGCTCCACGCCGTGCGTGACGGGTGGCGGATCCTGCGGTCGATCCTGTCCGAAGCCCGCTCGGGCGAACACCACCGCTGGCACCTCCCCGAGCCGCAGTCCGCGCCCGGCGGTGGAGAGTTCGCTCCCAGCGCCCTCGCGGATAGGTGACCCACCGTCGCCACGGCGCGGCGCAAGGTCCGGCTTCGCACCTAACTGCCCGCAAAGGAAGCGACCCGACGGCAAGCCCGACGGCCAGCGTCATCATCTGCG
Proteins encoded in this region:
- a CDS encoding glycosyltransferase family 2 protein — protein: MPILNEEAGLEATLPHLPRYITEVIVVDGGSTDRSIDVLARIRPDALLLRQDGRGKGDALKTGIRAATGDIIVTMDADGSMDPRDIDAAMERLLQGDHFVKGSRCLPGGGSDDFTPIRKAGNAFLTGVTNAAVGRKFTDITYGFNAYWRSVEDLVHDLADGFEFEIQLAVRAAQAGLRTSEVACHEATRVGGASKLHAVRDGWRILRSILSEARSGEHHRWHLPEPQSAPGGGEFAPSALADR